GTTGTCGGCACCTTAACGAAAGTAATATCTACCTAATCGGTAAGTTCAATGAcgactttatttttctttttccttataaaaCCTGTAATTTAAATTGTTAAGAAAAGTTAATTGGCATTGAAACAATTTCTTAACCTTTTTCTGATACATTTCTGTCTTATACCTTCCAAGTTTATAAATCTATAAATTTACATAAGAGTAGTGCAGCTAGCCATCTCTCGGTCATTGGTGCCGATGGGCCATCCTAGACTTGACACCCTTGAAGTAAATCATCGTGCCTACGGTCTAGCaacaaaatacaataatttttttttagaatatcaAAAAGTAAATTTGGAGAGTACATATAAATCGTACATGATTGTAACAATTATGGCAGTTTTAGAAGATTGTGGATTTAAATGGcataacttatttttctttgaattctgatggtaatttcttatttattgcTAGAGATATTAAAcgataatataatttttcaatagctttctttttgttagtttgatttaatttttttttagaaagttaAAAGAGTTCACTTTGAttgctgtttttcttttttattttttttattctccttttcaacttctttttcaaCTATTTTTGAGAGAGAATTAGGTCATTCGTAAGAAAGTACGGGTGACACAAAGCATTTTATCTCTATATGTAGTTTTCTTAACATAACGTTGCATATATCGTGCAAGgattattgtttttttaaagagaataaAGATTGAAGTTGCTAATTCTTTTATActgtaatatatataatttgtcaaaatttttctcaaacGATTTCTTTGATTATTTATCGAGGATATTAATCCTGTGCAAGGTCTCCGTCAAGTGAACAAAAGATATAatataaaaacagaaaagagtGTCTACAATGACGAAGCAAATGAATCAATTCTATGAATAAATCAGAAAGAGTGGCACCTAGGCGATGAGAAGGTCTGTTGTTTTTGGAGAGGAATAGTACCATCTTGGACGCCCCCTTCGCATGAcctagaaaggaaaagaaatccGTGCTACTACGAGGCCTTTGAACTCCTCCCTCAGGACACTGTTGCCTTGCCCATGGGGACATGGTAGCCCTAACTATTATTGGTCCATGGTTCGACCTCCTAACAAGAATTGAGGTCTGTGCATGGGTGTCTCGCCTCTAAGACTTGCTTGCTCTGTATGGAGTGCCTTGTGATTTCTCAAGTGCTAGCCACATAAAGGAATGCCATCAACTAGGGTGCTATTGGCCACTAAACACTTGCTTCTCGGCTGCTCGTGCTCTGCGTTTTAAGTTTGTTATCCTAGTCGTCTCCTTTGCTCCACCGGGAGCCTGTCCCCTTCTTCTGTCTAATCTACTACCGTACTATGGTCAAGAGGGTACATGCATACACATAGATACATGCCAACTAGTGACAATAAGagagcaaaagggaaaaaaaggcaaTGATATTTAggattatcaattttttatatgttcgaCTGGTATGTTGATTTGGCCCCATTCGTATCAATCTGATTTAGAAAgagtattttaaaattaattacttGAACATGAACCGTTACTTATGAATCGGGTCATAACTTTTTACGCGTCTTGTCAGGAACTTTGGATGTCATATGGATTCTTAAACTTTGCCATagcaaaagaataaagaagtaGGGAGACTTGGGAGCTTGTGCAGGTAGGTTATGTTTTGTCTAATATGGAAGCCAAAggccctcttttttttttttcttttttttttctataaaagaaAAACCTGGGATTCAGTTAAATATGATGATGCAGGTTAGGTATACAGACACCTTGCAGGGTCAACCCAAACTTCGACTTGGCCACGTTGTTTGACCCTTCAAGGAAATGATATCAttacttccacttcttcttgTGGGGGAGTGCCTAAAATGATAGACCGCAATAGAACTTTGTCCAAAAACATGACGCGATGCGCAGAGGCGACCTTTTTCGGGGCATCCCATTTAGGCTTGTGGTTCACAGCTCATCGCGACAAGGCAATTTGAGGTatgtcaagaaaaaaaaggtcacACTCACAAATTGATTCGACATcaactctctcttcttttttggtgacccaggaacCGCCGTACAGCCGATAACCGGTGGCATAAACCCGGGTGACCCGATGGGACCCACCTCCCCCAGATCGCGGGTGAGTCGCACAAGCAACCATGAGAATTTGAACTCGCTCCCTTCCGATAAAAGATTGAGCGCAAACCATGCAATCACCAATGGGGTGGGTTACATCCACTCTTTTTATAACGGGGAAAAGAGTAATTTATGGACAACAGTTAGTCAAGAACAATCAACTTGTGTTTGatcttctaaatttttaattgagaTATGATTGATATGGCTTAAACTAACAAAATTCACAAATGCACAAATAGAGATAACCTCAATTCGAGATTGTTGTACTGTCTAAATCAAATCTTTAATAGCAAATGAGCTCATTGTAACATCCCAAAGCCATAGGTTTGATTATGACAAGATATGTAAATGAATACCGGCAACATGGACCAGGTAGATTAGCCAGTAAATGATATTTTAGTAAGAGAGAGCCAACATGATTAATCATCTTTgcgatttcaaaaaaaaatgtagtgattcctctctctcatcactttggtgaagTTTCAACGCAAACTAGAAAATTACGGGTAAAAGAAACTTTCACTCTCTTAATGCTTTCGTTGGCTTTTGAGATGAATTAAAGATTTAtggatgagaagaagtttcaaCTTTCTTGCCACTTGCATGGAGCTTTGAcatgaataagaaaaaaaatggaggaaaaatgGAGGAGTCTGGAGCTTTAATATGAACTAGAGAtaggaggaaaagaagaggaagggtGTAGGTTTTTAAAGAAATCTCATTGCCCCTCATTCGTGGAGAATTAGAAAaatccttttcaattttcaatttgttcattaAAAATCTGGTTTCctctacttcatttttatttatttatttttctctactttaattctttttattccctTCCACCGTTCCTTAATAATATTCTATTAAATAATGAATTATACTAATTTatctaaaatactaaaatatgtaGTAAATACAAATCCTAaatctatataaaaatatattatagaacaaaaagaaattcaaatgtatataataataaataactaaaaatgttgttattttttcgttgttttatttctttttttaattataattagaatattgtttcatatttaattattatttttattttagtaatttaaaaaatttgttataGAAATCCTATCACTTTTAGCTGACTTCTTCCATGAGATATCTTTGTCCAAGTTAGATCCTTTTATATTTCACCTTATCTTATCTTGTGTAGGGACCAAATACATGATGATATAATTGTTATCATATCCAAACTTTTATCTTGATTATTAAATGTAGCATAAGGTTATATTAatagcaacaacaaaaaaattcccATTATACTTGAATGAGTAGATGCAAACAAGATTAAACTTCATGATTTTCCATAGTATGAAATATAAGATTAACAAGTATCAGCAATATCCACAATGATTCAAAGTTAGTGAAGTAGTTGAGGGCTAAATTTGACTTTTGCCATTTTGCCGTCACACTTACCATTCAAAGATCTCAGTCATAttatgccaaaaaagaaaaagaaaaagaaaagagattttgGTCGAGTAAATACAAATAATAGATGAAAGAGGTAATGgttctataaaaagaaaatagatatttgatagaacattattttctttttaattatagaTATTTGATAGACCAATCAAGCGTTCTCACCTcaccaaaagaggaaaaaagagcCCATGTTGCATTGCCCCTTGTGGATTCTGATATATCAAAACAAAAGTCAAAGGACTACTAATAAAAccataaattcttaaagaagtgcatcacataataatttataataattttttagttgatttttttgtgatttagagTAAACTATTATTCTCACTGTAATTCCTGAAGGAATGGACCCACCACCAATTACTATTTAAGAAGCCATACAGCTTAAATCAATCGTCCAAAATAGACAACTAGAGATGCTCATGACCACTCCTTTTTAATCCTTGTAAAAGTGGAAGCACCTTTGAAGTCCGCCCAAAGTTGCTCAGGGCCCATCGGATATGACATTAGCGCATTGACTTGTATAGGAGGCCTGCTTAGCTCAATAATTAGCATTTTTAATTGGACGAATAATGATGCTTAGTGGGCATTTTAACTGGACGAATAACTGTTGCTAACCATCTCTGTTCACTTGCACATGTCCTTGCCGAAAATCAAGAGCTTAATTGGCATTTTAACTCTTTTACATTACAGGCAGGAAAGCTTGGCTCGATAAGACTGTCCTTTCATTGTGTAGTTTTGCTGATTTGCCGCGAAGTTACTAGATATACTTCAGAAGATGTTATGCTATTTAATCAGCTTTTGGCTTGGCCAAAGCACCGTCTGCAGACCGAAGGTTTCCTGTGCTACATTGGCAGCAGTAAGTCATGTTAGTGATGTCTCCTCGTCGATTACTATCTGCTGTCTTGTGCAGTGAATCAGAGTGACAAGCTGAAAGAAATTGGAAAGAGTGGGGAGGACGACATGTTAGGGAAATGCGATCAGTTCAGCAAGCTTGATTGCGACAACTTCGGAAGGATTACACTCCCTCTCTTGCACAATCACCTGCGATGACGAAAATGAAGCGAAGATTTCATTTGACATCGAATAGACGCTTGATACTTGCTCTTCTGCAAGATGGGCGGGGgatgaaaatgcaaaagattacTGAACACCGTCATTTGTAAGATCAATAGAATCTGCAAATGAGGTTGCCTTCAGGGCATGAAATTCTTGTGCTAAAGCCGTACAAATGCATTAAAGTGTCCATATGCATTGGTTCTCTAGATGAAAGACAACGACAAGAAATGGAAGGAGCGCATCTTAAATTTTGCCAATGACGATCGAACAATCATGCACGTTAAGCCATGTTCTCGTAGAGTAGTGACTATCTCCTGTATTGTCCCTTGAGCCCTGATGATCTTTCGTTGCTTCGTGTAGGGGCTAAAGAatgttcaaaatattttcacaaccCTTTCCATCATGCAAAACACAATCGCAGATTTGACGTTGCTGAACATATGTTTACAATTGTTGCTACTTTATATAGGACATATAACACAAACATGCCGTCACTGATATCCTTATTTTTATAGTTGCCATCCGCCACATGTTTTAGATGCACTTCTGGCTTTCTTTCTCATCACCTCGCAGGTAATTTTCATGATGAAACCCGCAAGAAAAACCGGGATGGCCACCTGCTACATGGGAAAGTAGGACATAAACATAGCAGGTAGCACAAAACATAATTAGGATGATGCCGCGCTCGTGTTCAGAGCAACCAAGGATGCATAGTGACCGTCTTTGATATTGATCAGAGAGTCATGGTTGCCTTTCTCAACAATCGCTCCATTTTTTAGCACAGCGATCACGTCTGCATTTTTTATTGTTGATAACCTATGCGCCACTATAACTGTTGTTCTATTGACCATGACTTTGTCTAATGCATCTTGAACAACTCTTTCAGATTCAGCATCCAGTGCGCTAGTAGCCTCGTCGAGAAGAAGTATCTTTGGATCTTTCACTATAGCACGTGCAATGGCCACCCGCTGCTTCTGCCCACCGGATAACTGGATTCCACGCTCGCCTACTAATGTGTCATAACCCTGCAGAGTCATTGTGAAGTTGGTAAACTATGATTGTCCTGCGTACTTATTGCTTACTTATAGGGGTGAGATAAACTTACCTGTTGCAAACTGCTGACAAAATTATGGGCATTTGCCGACTCTGATGCAGACAATATCTCTGCTTCCATTGCCTCTCCATCCTTTCCATAGGCTATATTGGCACGGATCGTGTCATTGAACAGAGCTGGTTCTTGGCTCACAAGGCCCATCTGCTGCCTAAACCACTTTAACTGTAGCTTCTGAATTTCAATCCCATCAAGTGTGATGTGACCAGAATCGGGATCATAAAAACGTTGCAAAAGAGCTATTACAGTTGATTTACCACTCCCGCTCTCTCCTACTAAAGCAATAGTctgaaaaagcaaaaatcacAGTCCATATGGACATGTTTTAATATCAGCATGTATTTAGCGCATAATAATAGGCTGGAACTTAGataagaacagaaaaagatCTTTGAAAGGAAAAGTGAACAGGTTTATCATAAGGCTATACTTTGCCGGAATGAATGGTCAAGCTGAGATCTTTGAAAATCTGTATATCCGGGCGAGAAGGATACTTGAAGCTGATTTGACGAAGCTCTATTTCTCCCTTCACGTTTTCTAGGGTTACCCCGGACTCATCATGGGGgtctattttcaattttctgtCGATGATTTTGAAAACTGAGGCAGTTGCGCTCCTGGCTTTGGTGGAGTCCTGAGTGAGGGAACTTGTCTGGGTAATTGCAGTGGCTGCCATGGTCAGGGCAAAAAACACCTGCAAAGcacaaaatagataaattatcaaatgagATGCGGAAATTAAAATTGTCCTCTACTTAATAATTTGGTTCAATGAACTCGTTAGTGTTTCAGGGAAACAGAAAAAAACAGGAAAAGGTAGTCTTACGCGGAAAACTTCTGAAAATGTTATCTTGCCATCCTGGACGAGTCGAGCTCCAGCATAGAAGCAAGTGCCATAGACTGCAAAAAGTATGAAGACCGATAGCCCAAACCCGACTCCGCTAATCAGCCCTAGTCTTATTCCGGCTTTTATTGGCCCGTCGCATTTCCTGGCATAAAGTTGCATGATCTTTTCTTCAGAACAGAAAGAAGCAACTGTCCTGATGCTTCCAACTGCATCAGTAGCTACTTGACTAGCTTCCTGGTACATCATCTGTGAACAGAGAGACTTTGATTAACACCGCTGATATCGAAATATCTATGCAGTTATGGCAATTTTTAGCTGTTGCATCTCTTGAACACTCAAGTGGACAGTGGTTAGGCATGCTAAGTTACTAGGACCGTGATAAATGGCGAATAAGGAATGTGTACCTTGGCATCTGCGCTGAATCCTTTAATGAATTTTACTTGGACGAATCCGTTAACAAATATCAGAGGGAGCAACGCAAGGATGATGAACGCCAATTGCCAGCTAGTCACAAAAGCGATGACCAAACCAGCAACTGCAGAGGCACTATTTTGAACGAGCTGGGCTACTGCATCCCCAACTAGGGCCCGCACTGTCGCTGCATCTGCTGATAGCCTTGCGCCAATGGCACCGCTGGAGTGCTCTGGCTCATCGAACCAACCCACCTCCATGTGCACCACCTTCTCAAAACACATTGATCTTATCCGCTGGATCAATCTGCAACCTGCTATCGAGAAGAAGTACGTCCTTGCTGGGTATGCTACTAATGACACCAGGCCGAGAGTCACAAACATCAATGCCCAAAACTTCGAATCTTTCCTTAGTTTATGAGGTTCTTCATAAAATGTCTTGACAACACCAGATATTATTACACCAAAAATGGGGAATACAGCACCCGCAATGATTGCAAAAACAGATCCTATTAGTAGCACGGGAACTTCTGGCTTGTTAAGATATGCGAGACGACAGATTGAAGCTTCTGCAGCTGTTTCTGTTTTCTCCAAGGAAGAGGACTCTAGATTTGCAGGTGCACCATCAAGGATATTTAACCCTGTGGGCAGACCTAACGAGATAGATAAGGAATGGTGGCTGCTATTTCCCACACCTGATGATCCCGACTTATGGATCTTAAGAAGGACATTCTTTGACTCGATTGTCTACCATCGAGGAGATTTTGTGGTTTATTTTGATCATCTGGCGCTTGGTCTTGCTCTCTGTTTACTTGCTGGAGGCGTATTAGCTGACCATATGCTCCA
The nucleotide sequence above comes from Eucalyptus grandis isolate ANBG69807.140 chromosome 2, ASM1654582v1, whole genome shotgun sequence. Encoded proteins:
- the LOC104424624 gene encoding LOW QUALITY PROTEIN: ABC transporter B family member 4 (The sequence of the model RefSeq protein was modified relative to this genomic sequence to represent the inferred CDS: inserted 1 base in 1 codon); amino-acid sequence: MMSVQSSSNVDVEMRVATNPTSHAEAEDSPGKSKDDEKTNSVLFPKLFLFADFTDMFLMLVGTMGAVGNGLGMPLMTVLLGQLIDSFGTNQHNKNVVHLVSKISLKFIYLAVFTGAAAFLQVTFWMVTGERQAARIRGLYLRTILRQDVAFFDKETTTGEVVGRMSGDTVLIQDAMGEKVGKFIQLVSTFIGGFIIAFTKGWLLTLVMISSIPALVVSGALMSLIIGKMASRGQSAYAKAANVVEQTIGSIRTVASFTGEKQAIATYDKFLVDAYKSGVHEGMAAGFGLGTAFLIIFCSYALAIWFGGKMILEKGYTGGQVLNVIVAVLTGSMSLGQASPCMTAFAAGQAAACKMFETINRKPKIDSSDTCGKTLDEIHGDIELKDVYFSYPARPDELIFNKFSLHIPSGTTAALVGQSGSGKSTVISLIERFYDPHAGEVLIDGINLKEFQLKWIRSKIGLVSQEPVLFASSIKDNIAYGKENATIEEIRSAAEVANAAKFIDKLPKGLNTMVGEHGTQLSGGQKQRVAIARAILKDPRILLLDEATSALDAESERIVQEALDRIMANRTTVIVAHRLSTVRNADMIAVIHQGKIVERGTHSELLKDPDGAYGQLIRLQQVNREQDQAPDDQNKPQNLLDGRQSSQRMSFLRSIXSGSSGVGNSSHHSLSISLGLPTGLNILDGAPANLESSSLEKTETAAEASICRLAYLNKPEVPVLLIGSVFAIIAGAVFPIFGVIISGVVKTFYEEPHKLRKDSKFWALMFVTLGLVSLVAYPARTYFFSIAGCRLIQRIRSMCFEKVVHMEVGWFDEPEHSSGAIGARLSADAATVRALVGDAVAQLVQNSASAVAGLVIAFVTSWQLAFIILALLPLIFVNGFVQVKFIKGFSADAKMMYQEASQVATDAVGSIRTVASFCSEEKIMQLYARKCDGPIKAGIRLGLISGVGFGLSVFILFAVYGTCFYAGARLVQDGKITFSEVFRVFFALTMAATAITQTSSLTQDSTKARSATASVFKIIDRKLKIDPHDESGVTLENVKGEIELRQISFKYPSRPDIQIFKDLSLTIHSGKTIALVGESGSGKSTVIALLQRFYDPDSGHITLDGIEIQKLQLKWFRQQMGLVSQEPALFNDTIRANIAYGKDGEAMEAEILSASESANAHNFVSSLQQGYDTLVGERGIQLSGGQKQRVAIARAIVKDPKILLLDEATSALDAESERVVQDALDKVMVNRTTVIVAHRLSTIKNADVIAVLKNGAIVEKGNHDSLINIKDGHYASLVALNTSAASS